TCGGGTATCGAAAGGGCAAGCTTACACTTGTCAGAAGAGGCAAAAAGCACGGCGTTGTGCGATAGAACGACGTTATTGCGCTTCGGTAGACACCCCCCCACCGACTCGTAAGTCTTTCGACCCATCAGGACAGTGTGGCCGGTAGTGGTCTCCCGGAAAAACCGCATGTCGGACTTAAGCCGCCAAGGCAGAGCGTTCTTGCATCCGATTGCACCCATGCGATCTATAGCTACAATCGCCGTCAAAGCTTGCGGTTGGCTGGCCATGAGCGCTTTAGAGTCGATCTGTGGATGCGATTCAAGTGAGTCCTGTTGGCAACACTCTGCAAAGCATGCCGGAAAAGCTGTGGAAATCCACTCACCCGATCCGCGTGATGTGGCCCATCTTGCGCCCCTCGCGCGCTTCGGCCTTGCCGTAGAGATGGACATGGTTGCGATCGTCGGAGAGGTGGCCCCCAAGATCGAGCGCGTCGCCCCCGATCAGGTTCGTCATGGTGACAGTGTCGGACACGCTATCGGTCGCGCCGAGCGGCAGGCCGCAAATTGCACGGATGTGGTTTTCGAACTGGCAGGTGGTCGCGCCCTCGATGGTCCAGTGGCCCGAATTGTGCACGCGCGGTGCCATCTCGTTGAAGACCGGGCCCTGCTTGGTCGCGAAGAATTCCAGCGTCAGCACGCCGACATAGCCCAGCGCATCGGCAACGCGTTTCGCCATGGCGCGCGCCTGTTCCACCTGTTCGCCCACGATGGCGGGGGCGGGCAAGGCGGAGCGGGCCAGGATGCCTTCGCCATGGGTGTTGTGCGCGCTGTCCCAGAAGCGCACTTCGCCATCGCGGCCCCGCACGAGGATGACGGAGAACTCGCATTCGAAGCTGACGAATGCCTCATACACACAGCCGCTTTCAGGAATGCGCGCACCTGCGGCATCTTCGGAGCGGCGCACGACCCACTGGCCCTTGCCGTCATATCCGTCGCGCCGGGTTTTCAGGATGCCGGGCACGCCGATGCGGTCGATCGCCCCTGCCAGTTCGCTATCGTGATCGATGGCGGCGAAGTCCGCCGGACGACCACCCTGTTCCTGGATAAAGCGTTTCTCGCGCACCCTGTCCTGCGCCACTTCCAGCGCGCGTGTGCCGGGTGCCAGCATATCGGCTGGCAATGCCGCGAGCGGGGCAACGGGGACATTCTCGAACTCGTAAGTGATGACATCGCAGCCGCGTGCAAAGGCGATCAGCGCTTCGCTATCGTGCCATGGCGCGCAGGTGAAGGAGTGCGCGACTTCGGCGGCAACGCTGTCGGCCTCGGGCGCGTAGATATGGCAGCGATAGCCCAGCTGGGCGGCGGCCATGGCGAGCATGCGGCCCAATTGTCCGCCGCCGAGAATACCGATTGTCGCGCCTGGTTTTAACAATC
This sequence is a window from Aurantiacibacter gangjinensis. Protein-coding genes within it:
- a CDS encoding 5-(carboxyamino)imidazole ribonucleotide synthase, translated to MLKPGATIGILGGGQLGRMLAMAAAQLGYRCHIYAPEADSVAAEVAHSFTCAPWHDSEALIAFARGCDVITYEFENVPVAPLAALPADMLAPGTRALEVAQDRVREKRFIQEQGGRPADFAAIDHDSELAGAIDRIGVPGILKTRRDGYDGKGQWVVRRSEDAAGARIPESGCVYEAFVSFECEFSVILVRGRDGEVRFWDSAHNTHGEGILARSALPAPAIVGEQVEQARAMAKRVADALGYVGVLTLEFFATKQGPVFNEMAPRVHNSGHWTIEGATTCQFENHIRAICGLPLGATDSVSDTVTMTNLIGGDALDLGGHLSDDRNHVHLYGKAEAREGRKMGHITRIG